A genome region from Triticum aestivum cultivar Chinese Spring chromosome 2B, IWGSC CS RefSeq v2.1, whole genome shotgun sequence includes the following:
- the LOC123040830 gene encoding L-type lectin-domain containing receptor kinase SIT2 — protein sequence MLALVLLILLSRDGQVASSLDDGQFAYQGFVGVNLTLDGMATVMPNGLLGLTNSTQQTKAHAFHSTPLHFLHKPTPPTNTTAVPRSFSTSFVFAIVSRYDGVSDHGLAFVVSPTTNFTAANGGQYLGLLNATNGPVSSPILAVELDTILSPEFRDINSNHVGIDVNSLISQQAQPAGYNDDDHGGAFRDLKLDSGKPMQVWVDYDGQSKQLKVTLAPVQVPKPRNPLLSQAIDLSTLMPDAMYVGFSTSIYAGFSSSSGVVLAHHYVLGWSFSLDGPAPPLDLSKLPALPRVGAKPRSKVLDVVLPLTTALLVAAVLAVVFFSVWSRRRFAEVREDWEDEFGPHRFAYKDLHRATDGFTERNLLGVGGFGRVYKGVLSASNSEIAVKRVSHDSRQGIREFIAEVVSIGRLRHRNLAQLLGYCRRKDQLLLVYDYMPNGSLDKYLHHPRMPAIFWPQRYWIIKGVASGLLYLHEDWEKVVIHRDIKASNVLLDEQLNGCLGDFGLAKLYDHGTDAQTTHVVGTRGYLAPELVRTGKATPLTDVFAFGMFLLEVACGRRPIQHDEHNSVVLVDWVRECCRNGSILEVMDPRLTGKFDIEEITLVLQLGLLCSHPLPNARPSMRKVMQCLDCGKCVPDLSSTFALMQTEGSDLHVMSFSLSETSTSVVSCGSSVTVLAEGR from the coding sequence ATGTTGGCCCTTGTTCTGCTCATACTGCTGAGCCGCGACGGGCAAGTGGCCTCGTCGCTGGACGATGGCCAGTTCGCCTACCAAGGTTTCGTCGGTGTTAACCTCACGCTGGACGGCATGGCCACCGTCATGCCCAACGGCCTCCTCGGGCTCACCAACTCCACGCAGCAGACGAAAGCCCACGCGTTCCACTCCACCCCACTCCACTTCCTCCACAAGCCGACGCCGCCGACGAACACCACCGCCGTGCCGCGCTCCTTCTCCACGTCCTTCGTGTTCGCCATCGTGTCAAGATACGATGGCGTCAGCGACCACGGGCTCGCCTTCGTCGTCTCCCCGACCACAAATTTCACGGCAGCAAACGGCGGGCAATACCTGGGCCTCCTCAACGCGACAAACGGCCCGGTGAGCAGCCCCATCTTGGCGGTGGAGCTTGACACCATCCTGAGCCCCGAGTTCCGCGACATCAACAGCAACCACGTCGGCATCGACGTCAATAGCCTCATCTCGCAGCAGGCCCAGCCGGCTGGCTACAACGACGATGACCACGGCGGCGCCTTCCGAGACCTGAAGCTAGATAGCGGCAAGCCCATGCAGGTGTGGGTGGACTACGACGGCCAGTCCAAGCAACTCAAGGTGACTTTGGCTCCCGTGCAAGTGCCCAAGCCTAGGAATCCTCTCCTCTCCCAAGCCATCGATCTCTCCACGCTCATGCCAGATGCGATGTACGTCGGCTTCTCGACGTCGATATATGCCGGCTTCTCGTCGTCGTCGGGAGTTGTCCTGGCACACCACTACGTGCTCGGATGGAGCTTCAGCTTGGACGGACCTGCCCCGCCGCTTGACTTGTCCAAGCTTCCTGCCTTGCCACGCGTGGGAGCCAAGCCTCGGTCCAAGGTCCTGGATGTTGTGTTGCCGCTCACCACCGCGTTGCTCGTGGCTGCAGTGCTAGCTGTGGTCTTCTTCTCTGTGTGGAGTCGGCGCCGGTTTGCCGAGGTACGCGAAGACTGGGAAGACGAGTTTGGTCCCCATCGTTTTGCGTACAAGGACCTGCATCGTGCCACGGATGGGTTCACGGAGCGGAATTTACTTGGCGTCGGAGGATTTGGGAGGGTATATAAAGGGGTGCTTTCTGCATCCAATTCGGAGATCGCGGTGAAGAGGGTGTCACATGATTCAAGGCAAGGAATACGGGAGTTCATAGCTGAGGTGGTGAGCATTGGCCGTCTTCGACACCGGAATCTTGCGCAGCTGCTGGGCTACTGCCGGCGCAAGGACCAGCTTCTCTTGGTTTATGACTACATGCCAAATGGCAGTCTTGACAAGTATTTGCACCATCCACGTATGCCAGCAATATTCTGGCCCCAAAGGTACTGGATCATCAAAGGTGTTGCATCAGGCCTATTGTATCTTCACGAGGATTGGGAAAAAGTTGTGATTCATAGGGATATAAAGGCAAGCAATGTGCTCTTGGATGAACAATTGAATGGGTGTCTGGGAGATTTTGGCCTAGCAAAATTATATGACCATGGAACTGATGCTCAAACAACCCATGTTGTTGGCACCAGGGGATACCTCGCACCAGAGCTTGTGCGCACCGGGAAGGCAACGCCCTTAACCGATGTATTCGCATTCGGTATGTTCCTTCTAGAGGTTGCATGTGGACGAAGGCCAATCCAGCATGACGAGCACAACTCAGTGGTGTTGGTTGATTGGGTGCGTGAGTGCTGCCGCAATGGATCGATCCTCGAGGTGATGGATCCGCGACTGACAGGAAAGTTTGACATAGAGGAGATTACCCTCGTACTGCAACTTGGGTTGTTGTGCTCGCACCCATTACCTAATGCGAGACCTAGCATGCGGAAGGTCATGCAATGTCTAGACTGCGGTAAATGCGTCCCGGACTTGTCGTCGACTTTCGCGCTAATGCAAACCGAAGGCTCCGATCTGCACGTCATGTCGTTCTCTCTGTCGGAGACTAGCACTAGTGTTGTGTCTTGTGGGTCTTCAGTGACGGTTCTAGCTGAGGGCAGATGA